The proteins below come from a single Papaver somniferum cultivar HN1 chromosome 11, ASM357369v1, whole genome shotgun sequence genomic window:
- the LOC113324673 gene encoding probable ADP-ribosylation factor GTPase-activating protein AGD11: protein MTTKHENIISTKQDNTDDDCLIGECCPLAIPYPRNPAVALVRSQKKDQTLPTGPQGPLGRLEDLLGQPSNAICADCGSPDPKWVSLSLGVFICIKCSGVHRNLGVHISKVLSVKLDEWSDEQVDLLVDLGGNAAANLKYEALLPDNVKKPKPDSSIEERADFIRKKYEQQQFLDSSLQTALVVQSTRHGHSHSGPLHDKRHYDKQATTSRIHGLGQAFRNSWRRKEPEYKPSRKMTSTNSNNSSSSHCNNNTSPGMVEFVGLIKVNIVRGTNLAVRDVMTSDPYVILSLGQQSMKTRVIKSSLNPVWNERLMLSIPDPIPPLKLQVYDKDTFTTDDHMGEAEIDIQPLVSAAKAYENSSITESMQLGKWIATKDNTLVKDSVINLVDGKVKQEIVLKLQNVERGVLQIELECVPLSQ, encoded by the exons ATGACAACCAAACACGAGAATATCATCTCTACCAAGCAAGATAATACAGATGATGACTGTCTTATTGGAG AATGTTGCCCGTTAGCTATACCGTATCCGCGCAATCCAGCAGTTGCTCTAGTGCGGAGCCAAAAGAAAGACCAGACTCTTCCTACTGGTCCTCAAG GACCGCTTGGAAGGTTGGAAGATCTTTTAGGTCAACCAAGCAATGCAATTTGTGCAGATTGTGGCTCTCCAGATCCGAAATGGGT ATCTTTAAGTCTTGGAGTATTTATATGTATCAAGTGTTCAGGCGTTCATAGAAACCTTGGAGTTCATATATCGAAG GTTCTATCAGTGAAGTTAGACGAATGGTCAGATGAACAAGTTGATTTGTTGGTTGATTTGGGTGGAAATGCTGCAGCAAACTTGAAATACGAAGCTTTGCTACCAGACAACGTCAAAAAACCAAAACCAGATTCCTCGATAGAAGAACGCGCAGATTTCATTAG GAAAAAATATGAGCAGCAACAGTTTTTAGACTCTTCATTACAGACAGCGCTAGTTGTTCAATCTACAAGGCATGGTCATTCTCACTCTGGACCTCTACATGACAAGAGACACTATGATAAACAGGCTACCACAAGCCGTATACATGGTTTAGGGCAAGCATTTCGTAACAGTTGGAGAAGAAAGGAGCCTGAGTACAAACCTTCTAGAAAAATGACTTCAACTAATAGCAATAACAGCAGCAGCAGTCACTGCAACAATAACACATCG CCTGGTATGGTTGAATTTGTTGGGTTGATAAAGGTCAACATTGTAAGGGGCACCAACTTAGCTGTCCGCGATGTGATGACTAGCGATCCTTACGTCATTCTCTCACTTGGTCAGCAA TCAATGAAGACACGTGTAATAAAGAGCAGTCTTAACCCGGTGTGGAACGAAAGACTAATGCTATCTATTCCAGATCCAATTCCACCTCTAAAATTG CAAGTGTATGACAAGGATACATTCACAACAGATGATCACATGGGCGAAGCCGAAATCGATATACAACCCTTAGTTTCAGCTGCCAAAGCATATGAAAACTCTAGTATAACAGAATCCATGCAGCTAGGCAAATGGATAGCAACCAAAGATAATACCCTAGTAAAAGACAGTGTGATCAACCTTGTAGATGGGAAAGTTAAACAAGAGATCGTTCTTAAGCTGCAAAATGTTGAACGGGGTGTACTGCAAATTGAGCTTGAATGCGTTCCCCTCAGTCAATAG